One window of Athalia rosae chromosome 2, iyAthRosa1.1, whole genome shotgun sequence genomic DNA carries:
- the LOC105692278 gene encoding DNA replication ATP-dependent helicase/nuclease DNA2, which yields MNSSNSKTQKKVNPKKPDARQQTLSSFLLNSKSQRTFHKPGENSEPCHDSSPSHSQQKVTVKRRLSPSSSGSCSDKLKVKRTSVDNSNMDAVARSVIATNCSEKESKHSKVLLENSQGIRTGEFSPKLKSKISQIQTDNEPELVTNDIQFDIGAGDRPDKKTGEDCCKTHNQSNNDTLINDFDDIFEDDWNVDFEHAVDLTTLQRCKVSSISKDRFHNVIVDVIHVESLVPVTVTLTDFWREVKLQPDDIVNIQAIKKSNNWIVDNDSGFVIEQPDLLVSGTAIVGSCFCTRRGILSDRFKGIESVTDCKQDSLAMVIGSLVHELLQEVLRDKIDTKAGIAEILKNLLNSPKTAKMLYSAGMSTENCWKEMSPFVAKIFNFIERYVKAKASWVADQNFNGRISTVRDIEENLWVPQLGVKGKVDVTVEVNVNLKPQIMPLEVKTGRASFSLEHRGQIILYTMMMSLTGQNIQTGLLLYLRENIMREIKVGHREQRDLILLRNNFAYYLTRSPKITDQQVDSELGSQPEIDSLELPEPINHPSCRNCPYNVLCCAYLKDDKSSKISESHVLTPMIQKLDIYLKPVHIEYVKKWVNILQIDEGDQVHIPPLRSLWTIPPKKREKGGKCISYLEVVGKVIAEGNRFHHTFVRKNPIDGKVLDDFSKSGFSAGDYIIVSTNTRINVSAGPIIQLSKDSITLLLERNLTGKKMDNVFHIDAYPSQTMLMTNISNIGYLLDDNSVTEKMRRIVIEREPATFVKKLDRSLAVTSAHILKPLNKMQQRAALKVLAANEYVLIKGMPGSGKTRTVVAIIQLLVELGKSVLLTAHTHSAVDNVLLKLLETGVDFVRLGSSNKIHPLLLSKSESSLTQNCNSPESLDTMYNSKSVVCVTCLGANHPLLGKRMFDVCLVDESTQVLQSTILRPLYSAEKFVLVGDPNQLPPLVKTSTARKRGMDKSLFEQLDNENNTITLSSQYRMNQRIMDIANQVTYKGQLTAGSDEIANATLCIPNKAVLNSSQEWIRTSLSTQLDDSVIILDTGNKYNILTNDEGSNDDDYCIERRCSNLYEAAVILKLVNTYIQSGGAVDEIGVIAPYREQVNLLREIIKQDVEVNTVDQYQGRDKDIILYSGTVSSLSRRDAEDESNILNDHRRLTVAITRAKFKLIVVGDIKTLENFGTFKKLLEQVRSKDVTTLQNGCADFMWKSLLDFVKN from the exons ATGAATTCATCCAATagcaaaacacaaaaaaag GTGAACCCCAAAAAACCTGACGCGAGACAACAAACGCTGTCATCGTTTCTCCTTAATTCCAAATCGCAAAGAACTTTTCACAAGCCTGGTGAAAACTCAGAGCCATGTCATGATTCTTCACCATCTCACAGCCAACAGAAGGTGACAGTTAAACGTAGGCTTAGCCCAAGCAGTAGTGGAAGCTGTAGTGACAAGCTCAAGGTAAAGAGAACGTCTGTTGATAATTCGAATATGGATGCAGTAGCAAGATCTGTGATAGCTACAAATTGttcagaaaaagaatcgaaacaCTCAAAGGTATTGCTTGAGAATTCTCAAGGAATTAGAACTGGAGAATTCAGTCCAAAACTTAAGTCAAAAATTAGTCAGATACAAACAGACAATGAACCAGAACTTGTAACAAATGATATACAGTTTGACATTGGTGCTGGTGATAGACCAGACAAAAAAACTGGTGAAGATTGCTGCaagactcacaatcagtcaaaTAATGACACTTTGATCAATGAttttgatgatatttttgaagatgattggaatgtagaTTTCGAACATGCCGTTGATCTAACCACCCTGCAACGTTGCAAAGTTTCCAGCATCAGCAAAGACAGGTTTCACAATGTAATCGTCGATGTAATCCATGTTGAATCACTAGTTCCAGTTACTGTAACTCTTACAGATTTTTG gAGGGAGGTCAAGCTTCAACCAGACGATATAGTAAACATACAAGCCATTaagaaatcaaataattgGATAGTTGATAACGATAGTGGTTTTGTCATAGAACAGCCAGATCTTTTAGTGTCTGGAACAGCCATTGTAGGATCCTGCTTTTGTACAAGACGTGGAATCCTTAGCGATAGATTCAAGGGGATTGAGTCTGTAACAGATTGTAAACAAGACTCTCTCGCTATGGTTATTGGAAGTCTCGTTCATGAATTGCTACAAGAG GTTCTCAGGGATAAAATTGATACTAAAGCAGGTATAGCAGAAATATTGAAGAATTTATTGAATTCCCCAAAAACAGCAAAAATGCTCTACTCAGCTGGAATGTCCACAGAAAATTGTTGGAAAGAAATGTCTCCATTTGTggcaaaaatatttaattttatagagCGATATGTCAAAG CAAAAGCATCTTGGGTTGCtgatcaaaatttcaatggaaGAATCAGTACAGTTCGTGACATTGAAGAAAACTTATGGGTGCCGCAATTGGGTGTCAAAGGCAAAGTTGATGTTACTGTTGAAGTTAATGTTAATTTAAAACCCCAAATTATGCCGTTAGAAGTGAAAACTGGTCGTGCAAGTTTCTCTTTAGAGCATAGGGGACAAATTATTCTTTATACTATGATGATGTCCCTCACTGGACAGAATATTCAAACTGGACTTCTTTTATACCTCAG agaaaatatTATGCGTGAGATAAAGGTGGGTCATCGTGAACAAAGAGACCTTATTCTGTTGCGTAACAATTTCGCATATTATCTCACACGCTCTCCAAAAATAACAGATCAACAAGTGGATTCTGAACTAGGATCACAGCCTGAAATAGATTCATTGGAATTACCGGAGCCTATCAATCACCCTTCTTGTAGGAATTGTCCGTACAATGTTTTATGTTGTGCATACCTAAAAGATGATAAAAGCTCAAAGATCAGTGAATCGCATGTACTGACCCCAATGATACAGAAGttagatatttatttgaagCCTGTTCATATAGAATACGTTAAGAAATGGGTGAATATACTTCAAATCGATGAGGGTGATCAAGTCCACATCCCACCATTGAGAAGTTTATGGACCATTCCACCAAAGAAAAG GGAGAAGGGCGGAAAATGCATATCATACCTGGAGGTAGTTGGTAAAGTAATTGCAGAGGGTAATCGCTTTCATCATACATTTGTTCGAAAGAATCCCATTGATGGCAAAGTTTTGGATGATTTCTCGAAATCTGGGTTCAGTGCAGGCGATTATATAATTGTGAGCACTAATACAAGAATCAATGTCAGTGCTGGTCCCATAATACAATTATCCAAAGATTCGATAACTTTATTGCTGGAAAG AAATcttactggaaaaaaaatggacaacgTATTTCACATCGATGCCTATCCATCGCAGACTATGTTGATgacaaatatttcaaacatTGGATATTTGTTAGATGACAATTCGGTGactgaaaaaatgaggagaattGTCATAGAAAG agAACCAGCAACATTTGTAAAGAAACTTGATCGTTCGTTAGCGGTAACTAGTGCTCACATTTTGAAACCATTGAATAAGATGCAACAAAGAGCTGCATTGAAAGTCCTGGCAGCGAATGAATACGTTTTGATAAAAGGCATGCCAGGGTCTGGCAAAACGCGCACAGTTGTTGCCATAATTCAGTTGTTAGTAGAATTAGGAAAATCAGTATTACTCACGGCTCATACTCACTCTGCTGTCGATAACGTTTTACTGAAATTACTTGAGACAGGTGTTGACTTTGTGCGACTAGGATCATCTAACAAAATTCATCCTTTATTGCTGTCCAAAAGTGAATCCTCACTAACACAGAACTGTAATTCACCTGAGAGTTTAGATACCATGTATAATAGTAAG AGTGTAGTGTGTGTCACATGCCTTGGAGCGAATCATCCGCTGTTGGGAAAGCGAATGTTTGACGTATGCCTGGTGGATGAAAGCACACAGGTATTGCAATCAACGATTCTCCGACCTCTCTACAGTGCGGAAAAATTCGTTCTTGTCGGAGATCCTAATCAACTACCTCCTCTGGTCAAAACCAGTACTGCCAG GAAGCGTGGAATGGATAAATCTCTCTTCGAACAGTTGGATAATGAGAATAACACAATTACTCTCTCGTCACAGTATAGAATGAATCAGAGAATCATGGACATAGCCAATCAAGTAACTTACAAAGGTCAATTGACTGCTGGCTCAGATGAAATTGCCAATGCAACATTATGTATTCCTAACAAAGCA GTACTGAATTCAAGTCAGGAGTGGATAAGAACCAGTTTATCAACCCAACTTGACGATTctgttattattcttgatactGGTAATAAGTATAATATTTTGACAAATGATGAAGGATccaatgatgatgattattgcATAGAAAGAAGATGTTCCAACTTGTATGAAGCTGCCGTTATCCTGAAGCTGGTTAATACCTACATTCag TCAGGCGGTGCTGTTGACGAAATTGGTGTAATAGCACCATACAGAGAACAAGTAAATCTTCTCAGGGAAATTATTAAGCAAGATGTGGAAGTCAATACAGTAGATCAATACCAGGGTCGCGATAAAGATATTATTCTATACTCCGGCACAGTGTCCTCTCTTTCAAGACGTGATGCAGAAGAT GAATCAAACATTCTCAATGATCACCGAAGGCTGACAGTTGCTATCACACGGGCGAAATTCAAACTAATTGTAGTTGGTGACATAAAAACATTAGAAAATTTCGGCACTTTCAAGAAATTACTTGAGCAAGTTAGAAGCAAAGATGTAACAACACTACAAAATGGATGTGCCGATTTTATGTGGAAAAGTCTTCTcgattttgtgaaaaattag
- the LOC105692284 gene encoding ubiquitin-conjugating enzyme E2 L3 translates to MAATRRLQKELSDLRASAMKNFTNIQVDEANILTWQGLILPDDPPYNKGAFRIEINFPAEYPFKPPRINFKTKIYHPNIDEKGQVCLAIISAENWKPATKTDQVIQALIALVNDPEPEHPLRADLAEEFLKDRRKFLKNAEEFTKKHAEKRRESASVE, encoded by the exons atgGCAGCTACACGGAGGCTACAGAAG GAACTAAGTGACTTGAGGGCGTCAGCCATGAAAAACTTCACAAACATCCAAGTAGACGAGGCTAATATTCTTACTTGGCAAGGCCTGATCTTACCG gatGATCCTCCATACAACAAAGGTGCCTTTCGTATTGAAATAAACTTTCCTGCAGAGTATCCGTTTAAGCCACcaagaataaatttcaaaacaaaaatatatcatcctaatatcgatgaaaaaggTCAAGTGTGTTTGGCGATTATCAGTGCTGAAAATTGGAAGCCTGCAACAAAGACAGATCAAG TGATCCAGGCATTGATTGCATTGGTGAATGATCCTGAACCTGAGCATCCTTTGAGAGCAGATTTAgctgaagaatttttaaaagatagaagaaagtttttgaaaaatgcagaggaatttacaaaaaaacatgCGGAGAAGAGGCGGGAATCAGCTTCAGTGGAATAA